The genomic stretch AGTATTTCACAAGctttaatgttaaatatatgGATTTTACTGAACTGAAGGTATGGAACGCAGCAATCCTTTTTTGACATTGACGGAAAGTAATAAATCTGTCAAACGGGCAATTTTAAGTGTCctaatttgttttcttattgTATTTTCGCTTTCTTTtccaaaaaactaattaaaatggtatgtaaatgtatttatttggaATCTATATTAAATAATCTCTCGTAATAACGCTTAATTTGTTTGTTCCAGGCCCGTTATTTCAAGGAACAGGATATTGATGGTACGCTTTACTTATCTAGAGATAAGATTTTACGATAATTTAGCGATTTTAACAAAGaatgtatatatttttgaaacaaaaggaTAAGAAATATACATTCTTATAAGATATTTCCTATTAGAattgtgaaaatattatgtaaaacttaGTTtacttaatgtttgtttttatcgCAACTAACGGTATCATAAAACTTTAGAAAgttttaaagaaactttatttgttATGCGTAAACTTTCGTCGTTTGCGTTCACGTGTTAAGTTAAACTTAGATACAAATGTAACAAGTAATGTAATAGTATGCCAAAGTCTCGAGGCTgcggaaaacaaaatatatagaaaaaaatatacatatattatatttatatatattatattatatttatatattcatTCAACACATGACCATAATAtgaaatcattaattaaaaaaacatagtttactcacatacattaatggagaaaagtctcatgatagttactataataatgatttcatataaatcataactatttaaaatatttccagaATTCCGTGAATGTTTCTACCTGTTTGCCCGGTCGGGGCAGATCACATCGCTGGATGAGCTGACAGTGGTCATGAGGTCCTTGGGGATGAGCCCTACTATACAGGAGTTGGCTGGTAACTACATAACATTGTTATATCAACTTGTTATACattgtataagaaaaaaaaatgtttaattaggtagtctgtaataatatttaattaaatatatcaatttaatgtataaaaaatatatgacaatgGTACgaaccaagagtccgtggagaactaacgtaaataataataataagcactTACCTATAACtgagttttaatattatctaaatgTCGAAATGCCCCGGCAGTTTAAGTGCCCCCTTGTCATTCATGAGAATGCGGATTTAAAACCTATTTACAGCAAGTACAAAACTTTTACTAAGTTGTAGTGCTTTTGGAGATtaattagacaccactgacaaatgttgaaggaaaacattgtgaggaaacccaGGCGTATAATtgctaattataagtttgaaatcgccaacttgCATTGAGCAATCttgttgattaatgctcaaatcttttccatgtgagaagactgctttggttagcagtggccacttataggctgttggtgaTGCTGACGATGAATATTCTTTAAATACCTATGTTTTACAGGATACCTGAAAGGTAAAGGAGGCAAGATGTCTTTCGCTGACTTTTTGGAGGTGATGCACATACATTCCCGTGCTGAAAATTTGCCTAATGAGGTAATTATTGTCGCATACAAATCACATGCGCACGCAAACACGCGCGCGCACACAAACACAGACGCACGCACGTACATTCATACACACGCACGCACagacacaaacatacacaaacgcACGCGCATATACACACACTCGCAAACGCACACACATATTAATTAGTAACCCCATTTTTCCCGACTCCAGATTACCTGGTTCCATCCAAAGATTGTCTGTAAGAAACCTAATTCTCCGATAAGACTGGTGCACTGACAAGCACAAACATTACTTcagaaaattataacaattatttatttatttattttatgtcaatCTTTCGTTAGGTGGTGAATGCCTTCAAAGCCGGTGACACAGACAAGTCTGGTGTAATACCAGCCAAGCAGCTCCGTAATCTGCTGCAGAACTGGGGCGAAGGCCTGTCCGCTAGAGAGGTGAGATTACTATAGTTGAACCATATCagtttttccatttttttttaaacgttgccgcacattattttctcctgtgtcgtgggtgcgtttaaaagcAGCGTGAGGTCCtaatagggaagatgactaatttttattttaatgtccgtctagtagattattttaaaacattacacacgtattttttattttcttacggaaacaaattgatttcaaatatcgcgtaacgtcacttctaggtacgttttatacgtagaaatgacgtattcaCTCCtaatcctaaactttgattcgtcttatctaagtattgttatcttgttTCTGCtcggctgtggtatcactccggtcgacccggtccagcagtgccgaagcatggcgagcccacactaGTTTTGTAGTCCAATATTGGATTTTCATGAACTATGTATGTTAATatgcttatacatatttatttccttCAGGTGGACAATATATTCAGGGAAGCCAATGTGACCAACAGCGGAACTGTGCGTTATGAAGACTTTGTGAAGATTGCGTGCGCTCCAGTCCCAGATTactattaatttgttatatagggtgaccggtaattagtgaacgatatttaaacacgtgattgtactcatgattacaaacaactttcccgaagaaactttttttgtatactcattagttttatcaCAATAGGTAAAAAGACGACtgtcgcatgatcagctgttagcagcgaggcgcccgcgttaccggaagactagtaactaggtagatATTTAggaactttacgcgcgcgtgctaatgaaattttgttgtttgttattgtgacaaaaataaaactaatgaatatacaaaaaaagcttctttggaaaagttgtatgtaatcatgagtacaatacATTGCATTAATACAAAcattccatatttttttatatcaactacttataaaatatgtgtTGTATGCCGTCcagttttttattacataatatttatcataattgtattatttattaagtgtgatttcaaataaagataatatattttttatataatgtttttctttatccTTTATTCTCTCTATCACCAAAACGATCAAAAATATAgacaagtaggtacatatataaaattatttatttttaaaaaacgttgcctcacattagGCTTTACttccgtgtcgtgggtgcatttacaaatatacaaattcacatacacatgacacccagacccgaaacaacaaattgtggatcacaaaaagagttgctccgtgcgggaatcgaacccgctgcacgcTGCGCGGTAGCCGCGCTAGCCGTTGCTAGTGCAATCATTATACAAGAATGGGGAGAATAcacacaggaatggggtgaatacaCACAGGAATAGAGAGAATACACAC from Spodoptera frugiperda isolate SF20-4 chromosome 19, AGI-APGP_CSIRO_Sfru_2.0, whole genome shotgun sequence encodes the following:
- the LOC118281029 gene encoding calmodulin-like protein 4, with product MARYFKEQDIDEFRECFYLFARSGQITSLDELTVVMRSLGMSPTIQELAGYLKGKGGKMSFADFLEVMHIHSRAENLPNEVVNAFKAGDTDKSGVIPAKQLRNLLQNWGEGLSAREVDNIFREANVTNSGTVRYEDFVKIACAPVPDYY